The window ATTACAGGATACGCTAGCACTTTTGAAGATGAACTGACACTTGCAGTAGAAGTTGAGCGAAACCAAGGAGTCAACGATTTATTCCAGCAGTTAAGTGAACAAAAAATAAAAGTTCTTTCGATGCGTAATAAGTCCAACCGATTAGAAGAACTATTCCTGAAAATTACAGAAGAGAAAGTTCGAGTGGAGGAAAAAAATGTTTAGTCTTTATTTTACAGCGTTAAAAAGTTTAGCCGTTAAAGAAACCAACCGTTACTTACGAATTTGGGTACAAACGTTAGTCCCACCAGTAATTACAACGTCATTATATTTTGTTATCTTTGGGAAGATGATTGGTGGTCGAATTGGTGAAATGGGTGGCTTCTCTTATATGGAATTCATCGTGCCAGGTTTGATCATGATGTCTACTATCACAAGCTCTTATTCAAATGTATCTTCGTCATTCTTTTCTCAGAAATTCCAGAAAAATATTGAAGAATTATTGGTGGCACCAGTTCCGACTCACGTTATTATTTGGGGATTTGTAATTGGTGGACTTGGAAGAAGTATTTTAGTAGGAACCTTAGTTACAATCATTTCCTTATTCTTTGTCCCATTGCATGTCTATTCATGGTTTATCGTAATTGTCACACTACTAATGACGGCTATTTTGTTCTCATTAGCAGGGTTAATCAATGGTATCTTTGCTCAATCATTTGATGACGTATCCATTGTTCCAACCTTTGTTTTGCAGCCTTTAACTTATCTAGGTGGTGTATTTTATTCAATCTCAATGTTGCCACCAGTTTGGCAAGCCATTTCTAAGGTTAATCCGATTGTCTATATGATTTCAGGATTCCGTTATGGATTTTTAGGAACAGTAGATGTCCCAGTTGCTATTTCAATGATTATTTTGATTCTTTTTATCGTTGTACTTTATTCAATTTGCTGGTATTTGATTAGCAAAGGTAGAGGATTAAGAAGTTAAGCAAAAATAAGCTATAGAAACTTTCTTTAGAGAGTTTCTGTAGCTATTTTTCTTTTTAAATGAAGAATAGGATAGGGTTTATTAAAGCCATCATGAAAACCATATCTAAGATAGAATTCTTTAGCATTTAAATTTTGCTGATTAACCTTAACTTGATTGATTTATCTATGTTCGATCAATCAAGTCAGTATTTGACTACAAAAACCTTTGCCAATGAAATCTGAATCAATAAACAACCGATCTAATTCTTGTTTATTTGATCCACTAAAGCCAATAAATTGCTTACCTTCAAGCCATAGAAGCAAGTCAACATGAGTTGAAAAATTAGGAATCTGCTCTTTATAAAATAATCGGTCCGTTGCTGATAAAAAATGATGAGTGGCGATGACAGAGCGTTACCAGATAGCTAAAATCACTTCATACGCTTCTTTTGTTGCATCTTTGTTGGTTAACATGACGTTCTCACTTTCTCTTTTTTCAAAGGAACCATTGTCTAGATTTTGGACTATCTGTAATCTAGTGGTAGTATCAACATATGGTAAAATGGAATTACGTTTTGATGGAACAAAAAGAAATGTAGGGGTAGAGACAGAACTAGATGAAAATAAAATTTAATTCGGTGGTGGAAAAGACTTTATTAAAGATGATAAAATCTTAGTAGGATTCATCTAGCAGCTTAAAATAAGTTGAGCCAAGTTAAAACAGAAACTTAGTAAAGGTCATAGGGAGAATCTATATAGAAGTTAAAAAACAGTTATAAATTTAAGATATCGAGGTTTGGCAGAGAAAATGTGGTTCAGTCGTTATATTCACAAAAAAATAGAGATATCTCATGGAGGGAATACTGAAACTTTACAAAATAATTTCTCCCTTTCTTTGAAATGGGATACAGGCCTAAATGATGAAAGATGGAAAGAACAGAGAACTTTTTTTCTGCAGAATATATTATGCTTGATCCAATTAGAAATAGGACAATGCTCTATATTGAAACGACGCACATTGATATTTTAACAGTAGATAAGCGCGCCTTATACATTATGGTATGTGAGCTTGCAAAAGAGGTTCAAGGTCCTATCAGTGATGATAATGAAGAAAATTGGTTAACACTTAAAGAATTTAAAGAAAAACATCAAGAAATTTTAAACTTAACATTTGAAGAAGCAGATGAAATTAGCCTAAAAGAAGTGGAGACAATGACTCCACTAGACGAGCCTGAAGAAAATGAAGTGGATTATTCATGAAGTATCAATTAAAAAGAAGTTAGCAAGGAAAAGTTCGATATTTGGCTTCGTCTGCTGGTAGAAAAATAATTTAATTAAATGATAGTGATACCAGTTTATTAAAACCATACTGATTTAAGAATTTTTCAAACGACTTAAAGTATACAAAAGACGAGTTAAGGAGCGAACTTATAACAACCATTTATCCTTCAATGAAGCTTCATTTTCAGCCTTTTTATAGAAAAAAAGTATCATCAATTACACCAATTTCAATTTAAAAATAGCAAAATGATTTAACAGATAAGGTTAGTAATGCCTTATATCCGAGATATCTATGGCTTGTTTTCGATAAGATAAGGCGAGCGTATAATTTAAGTATCAGTTCTAATAACCTTGCTAAAACAGTTGGAAATGTAAAAAAGGTTAGAAAGAGTGTGAATTTTGGACAAAGGAAGAATTTGAAAAAATCTTCTCTATCCTTGATCTTGCCCCCGCAGAATAGTATGAGTATTTATCATTCTGCACTTGGTTATAAAGAAAACAAAAGAGTTTACCAAACAATAGTGCGATAGATTTAAAAATTATAGTTTATTTAAATAAATTCTTTCTCAACATAGTTAATGATATCTTGAACGAGTCCTTGTTTTATGATTTATAAAATTTATAGTTTGCGCTTTTACATTGATATTAGTAGTGATAAGTTTCTATTTGGGAATAGCCATCTTTAAATCATTTAGAGTATTTTCAACACGTTGTTGTTCTGTCGTTCCTTTATCTATTTCCTCATTTTTCAAGACTTGATAAAAAGTACCATATTGGGTTTTACCTTCTTTCAGTTCGAAACGATCTTTTTTATTGGCTTGATTGTAAGAGTTCAGTTTTTGCTACCAATCTAACGAATTCAAGTTCAAGGTGTGATACCCGTTCGCTCCACTTTCAAAATTATTACTATTTCCTAAGTACGCTAACCCTTGTAAGATTGCCACGATGGTTTCATGAATGGTATCAAAATTTCCTTTACTAGATAAAATTATAAAAGACTTAATTTTATCAGTCTTTTTTTTAAAATATAGTGAATTTTTTGCGCTTTATATGTATAGTTGTTGTACAACATATAAGGGGAGGCGGCGCAATGGGGGATTTAAAAGTTTTAGAATGGAATGTCAATCAGTATTCATCAAGTAAAGATGTTCCAGAGTACGTTATTAATGAAATTGTTAGAAAAAATCCTGATATTATTGTTTTAGTTGAATTTAAAGGTATAAACAATGCTAAATTGATGGAAGAAAATCTTTTAGATTATTATGTTACTTACTATTAGTAGTGGAGGAGAGTAGTTAGTGAGTACTAGAGAACAAGCAATTTTATATTGGCTTTTAATTTTATTATTTCTTATTATTGTATTTGGAAGGAAAAACAATCTGCTGGATTCTTTAAAAGATGTTGTTAAATATACGGTAGAATTTTTATTAAATCCTATTGCTGTAGTAATGATTGCATTTAATTTAATTTACATTGTTACAATTTATTATTTTGTATATAAAGATAACTTGCAAGTTTCTTTATGGTATATAAAAGACTACTTAATTGTTTTATTTTTTTCAGTATTTCCAATTGTTGAGTATTTGAAGATATTGAAATTTAGTGAACTAATTCATGAGAAAAAAACTGAATTGTTCAGTTTAGCTACAATTCCTCTTTTCATAAATTCAACGTATACTTTATCTGTTGTTTGGGAAATGGTGTTAGTGTTTATTGTAACGATTCTTTCTGTTTTTATAGCAATTGCAAATCAAAAAGAAGATACGAAAATTGTTTCTAAGTTTTTTAATTTTTTCTTGGTAAGTATAGGTTTGTTTATGATATATACGTCACTAGTTCAATTTTTTGAAAATATGAATGATGTTTTTTCGTTAGATTTTTGGCTTTCCTTTGGAATAGAACCTTTGGTTTGGATGTTAAATATTCCTGTAATTTATTTAGCAAGAGAAATGATTTACATCGAAAAAAAAGTTATCTTCAGCGACCATAAAAATAGAGTATGTGCTTATTTTAAATATTGGTTTCAAACGCTAATGAAAAAAATAAAACTTAGAAAATATAAGAATATTTGTCCTAGTCCATCTAGTTGTATAGAAGAAGCAAGGGAACTATCCGCTATCGGAGGGAACCGTATTTATATTAAGTTAAATATAGAAGATATATCAAATAAGATTTTAATAGCTATTGTTAGTGATGCTATATTAGGACGAAATAAATATACTGGTATAATTAACCAAAGAGAGAAGTATCCTAACGTAGTAGAAATAAGAAATGAGAATAACGAATTGTATGCATTTTGGCAAGATTCATTTATAACTCCCGCATACCGAGATAATAGAATAGATGAAATGAAAATTATTGAGTTGATAGAAGGAATCAAGTTAGTTCAGAAATAAAAGTTTATTGGTTGTAAAATGGTTGCAAAACATAGGGAAAAGAGCCTAGAACCCTTATAAATAAAGGTTTCTAGGCTCTTTTCTGTCATTCCCACTCAACTGTAGAATGGAAATGAAAAACTCTATATATCAATGTTTAAAGTACATTCCCTACCGTTTTGGCGGGGAATTGGCGGAACTTATTTTTTATTGCTTGATTACCTGAAAAATTAATTGCTGTTTGTGAAGCTGTCTTTATTTCGATATTACCAGTCATTTCTTGTGCAATAACCTCGTCAATACCAGACCACATATGTGAATAATGTTTTAATGTAATTTCTGGACTAGAATGTCCCATACGTTTTGATAAAATTAGTACAGATACATTAAACTCATTAATTAGATATGATGCATGAGAGTGACGTAATCCTTTAGCTTGAATAGATTGTACATTAGCCAATTTAGCGTAACGTTTGATAATATTTGCAATAGTAGATTTAATCATTGGACAACCATCATAACTAAAAATGAAATCATGTATTCCCATGTTCTCTTGTCTTTTTTTCCAAATCGCTAATACTTCTAATGTGTCATCATCTAATGTAATCATTCTTTTCCCATCAAGTGTTTTTGTATAATTTTTTCGTTCCCATACTTCTTTTCGTTCTATAATCAACATATGGTGAACTTGTAGACGTTTGTTTTTAAAATCAATATTTTCCCACCATAGTGCAGTACCTTCGTTAACACGAACACCCGTCATAAAGTAAACCCACAACATAACGAAACATAAATGTTCATAAAAGTCATCCAAACAAATTGTTGCAATAACTTTTTCAAAATCCGTCTTTGTCCAAAAAGAAACATTGGATTTTCCTTTTGCTATTGCTTTGACTTTCTTTGATATGTTCAGTTCTAAATATTGCATATCAACAGCCATCTCTAAGCTTTTACGAAACATTCCAAAAACTAGTGATGCATAAGATTGTGAATAGCCTGCTCCATCTTCTGAAAGTAACCAAGTTCGATAGTTCTGTACATCCTCAATTGTAATAGAACGAAGAGGTAACAGGGAAAAACGATCTCGAATATTTTCGAGTGTTTTTTCTCGAACACTGAAAGTGCTTTTTTCTACATCTGTTTTATAAGCAGGTATATATACCTTGTCCATAAATTGTCCATAAGTCATATTATAGTTAGCATAACCATTTGTAGAGAGGCAATCATTTTTTATTCTAATTAATTCTTTGTAGGTTTGTATAGCGGTTGTGAATTTCTTGCCTTGTTGATTTTTACGCCCTTTTTTTCTAAGACGTTTCCCTGTGATACGATCAATTCCTAGTTCTGCTTCATAATAAAATTGTCCATTATTATCTACATACACTCCAGCATATTTTGTTTTAGCCATTAGAAACTTCCTCCATTACTAGTTCACAACCTAGAATAGATTCAACAGTTTCTTTGGGTACACGACCTAATCGTTTATTATTATAAAAAGGATACCCTTGTTGTACCATAATTTGCTTAGCTTGTCTAATGATTTTTATAGAAGTATATTTAGGATAGCCAAGTCCCATTAAATCATTTTTTGTCAACGTATCTTGAATAAAGAATCTCCTCCATTATTACGAGTCACCTTTTAACTAGGTTAGCTTCTATCAAACTGCTTAGTCAAAGCACATAGGGATTTCACCTCTCACCAGTTTACAGTGAGCTTTACAGAAGTATCATTATATCTTTAATTTGTCTTCGCTGAAAAAATTGACTAAATAATTTCTCACAGAAAATGTTTTTTCGCTCCTTCAAAAAGAAATTATGGCGACATTTTTTGATATGCTCAAAATTAAAGATTTTGTGTTTGATAGTGTAGTATTCAATTTTCAAAGAACGCTGTGCAGAGTTTTTAAGACTCTTATTAAGTAAACATCCAAAATTTCATTTTTATGAAACCAATAATGACAAAAAAATAGAATCTATAAGATTTTTATCTCATAGATTCTAAATAGCACTATTCTAAAAGCGATTAATATCAAATTTTCTAACAGCTTGTATGAATCTCTCTGATAAGCATTGATAACAATCTTCATCGATAATTCCACGATTTCGTGATAGTTTTTTTAAAAGCTTATCGAATTGAAGTACCAACTTCGACATTGCTTCCTCATCCCCATTTTTAGCTTGTTCAATTAGCCTATATAAATCATTCATTCCTTACCCCCGAGTGAATACAGTCTAAGTATCTTTGTTCTCATAACTATGTTTTACTTTGTCGAATATTTTTCTTTTCTGTTTTGAAACAGCTTGACTAGATATTCTTAATTTTTCACCAATTTTTTTATCAGATATTACTGCGACAAATTTATGATAAAGGATATATTTTTCCTTCAAATTTAATTTTGATATGGCGTTTGAAAGCGATTCGTTATCAATATATTCTTCCATATTTGTATACTCTGAAATGCTATCGAGTAGATGAACTTTTTCATACTCAATATTTTCTAGCAACTGTTCATCATACACATATTGTAGGTTTCTATGCGCATTTCGCAGATACTTCATTTTTTCATTAATTAATGTTTTATTGATGTAAGCGATAAATGAATAAGCAATTTCCGTTTCTCTAGTCATTAAGTACAACTTTACTTTTATATTGCCAATAACCTCGATAAACTTTTTCAACCTGCATAGAATGTTTATTTAGCTTTGGAAGAATATTATTAGTGAGATTTGTGTAACTCGTGACAATCTGATACTCATTCTCTAAAATTCCAAAAATCTTTTTAGAATGAAGGGGTATACCTTCTTTTTTTAAGATTTCAATGATATACATAGAAATACGTTCATAAATTTGATGATTTGCTTGTTCCTTTTGTTTAGGGTAAGAAATAATTTTACTTTTGCATTGCGATAAAATTACTTCGTTATTTACAACTACTTCTTCTCCCTTTATTTTTTCTAATCTTATTTTCAAATCAAAATATTGTTCATTTAAGATTCTTCTTTCTCTTACAATTTCTTTCATAAGGTCATAAATTATTCTTTTTTCTTCTGTATAGTTCATTTTTATCATCCCCTTTAACTATAAATATCCATAAATGAATTGTATATGAAACCATATTCCAAAAAAATATGTTTTCTATGTTTTTAATTAACAATTGTTTATGTTAATTAAAAATGATAAAATTAATTTAATGTTATATAAATTAATAAACAAATTTTTGTGTTTTAAGTATAGAATTCACCTTCAATCGTTACTTTAACATTAATGTTAATTCATACTAATTTAAACTTGAAAAAGGAGAGATAAAGATGACAGAGATTAGTTCTAATAAAGCTACTGTTTTAAACCATACAAATAGTTTAGTTGAAAAAAAAGATATACTTAGGGAAACAACCAGTATCGTTTCATTTTCTTCTCAAACTAATTTAACAGCACAAAAAGATATGATAGATGCCTTTGGTGATGCCTTACAGTATATAGATAACTACTGTTCGTACTTAGAAAAAGATATTGAAAATATACTAAAAACAGCAAATTTATTTGAAGAAACAGATGAATTTATTGAGCATAGGTTTGAGGAGTTGCAGTAATGGATACATTAAAACATTTAAGTAACAAAATTCAAGATTTAGAAGATAAGCAAAGTAAATTAAGAAGAAAAAAAGAGCATTTAGACGAAGTTGAATATGAAGGACGCATGATTGATCAAAAATGTGACTCTTTTTTTGACGAATTAGCACATTTTTGGCAAGGTGACACATCGAAAAACTTTTTACAACATTCAAGTGATAGGACTTTTGATAGGGTTAGAAAATTACAAGCAGATACTCTCCAACAGATAGAAGAGAATGTATTTGAAGAGAAAAAGATTAGAGAAGACATTAATAGGGCAGAAAAGCTCTATCACCAAGAAAAAAATAAAGAAGGTGACTCAAGTTGGGATTAAAAATTGATATGTCAGAAATGCTTCTCCAAATACAAATAATGAACGATATTTTGAAAAGCAAACGTGGACGAATGCAGGTGATGTTGTATCCTATTGAAACCTTTGTGAATGATACAGAACTCCAAGGGCGTTCTTAT is drawn from Carnobacterium gallinarum DSM 4847 and contains these coding sequences:
- a CDS encoding sigma-70 family RNA polymerase sigma factor, with translation MTRETEIAYSFIAYINKTLINEKMKYLRNAHRNLQYVYDEQLLENIEYEKVHLLDSISEYTNMEEYIDNESLSNAISKLNLKEKYILYHKFVAVISDKKIGEKLRISSQAVSKQKRKIFDKVKHSYENKDT
- a CDS encoding TIGR04197 family type VII secretion effector, with the translated sequence MTEISSNKATVLNHTNSLVEKKDILRETTSIVSFSSQTNLTAQKDMIDAFGDALQYIDNYCSYLEKDIENILKTANLFEETDEFIEHRFEELQ
- a CDS encoding ABC transporter permease, yielding MFSLYFTALKSLAVKETNRYLRIWVQTLVPPVITTSLYFVIFGKMIGGRIGEMGGFSYMEFIVPGLIMMSTITSSYSNVSSSFFSQKFQKNIEELLVAPVPTHVIIWGFVIGGLGRSILVGTLVTIISLFFVPLHVYSWFIVIVTLLMTAILFSLAGLINGIFAQSFDDVSIVPTFVLQPLTYLGGVFYSISMLPPVWQAISKVNPIVYMISGFRYGFLGTVDVPVAISMIILILFIVVLYSICWYLISKGRGLRS
- a CDS encoding DUF3173 domain-containing protein, with the translated sequence MTKNDLMGLGYPKYTSIKIIRQAKQIMVQQGYPFYNNKRLGRVPKETVESILGCELVMEEVSNG
- a CDS encoding endonuclease/exonuclease/phosphatase family protein — its product is MGDLKVLEWNVNQYSSSKDVPEYVINEIVRKNPDIIVLVEFKGINNAKLMEENLLDYYVTYY
- a CDS encoding helix-turn-helix domain-containing protein, with amino-acid sequence MNDLYRLIEQAKNGDEEAMSKLVLQFDKLLKKLSRNRGIIDEDCYQCLSERFIQAVRKFDINRF
- a CDS encoding tyrosine-type recombinase/integrase, which produces MAKTKYAGVYVDNNGQFYYEAELGIDRITGKRLRKKGRKNQQGKKFTTAIQTYKELIRIKNDCLSTNGYANYNMTYGQFMDKVYIPAYKTDVEKSTFSVREKTLENIRDRFSLLPLRSITIEDVQNYRTWLLSEDGAGYSQSYASLVFGMFRKSLEMAVDMQYLELNISKKVKAIAKGKSNVSFWTKTDFEKVIATICLDDFYEHLCFVMLWVYFMTGVRVNEGTALWWENIDFKNKRLQVHHMLIIERKEVWERKNYTKTLDGKRMITLDDDTLEVLAIWKKRQENMGIHDFIFSYDGCPMIKSTIANIIKRYAKLANVQSIQAKGLRHSHASYLINEFNVSVLILSKRMGHSSPEITLKHYSHMWSGIDEVIAQEMTGNIEIKTASQTAINFSGNQAIKNKFRQFPAKTVGNVL